The Flammeovirgaceae bacterium genome contains a region encoding:
- a CDS encoding DNA translocase FtsK, whose translation MAENTYKSNTFRKPDKKEKKSKTGKSSFQFFNDPKLILALGFFLLVSSLFLFIAFLSYLFTGKADMSIVVQSGDSVLEAAREVENWLGFFGAWTSHQVIYNGFGLSAFFIPPIFFLLGIRMVFKRTLLSIGSVTLFSVFAGLWLCLLFGYLTFSIDGPAEWSYLGGKVGYALAGISHSLLGWGTFMLLALSLFVFIIFFFNVTAIPVFVKDPKPMGNDALIPTEPVTGYTDEQDNWPQQVEIEKPVAEPVVVVKPEEPVTPAQEVKLDVEKPQPPKKETPKQEPDFIIEERLETDELAEKLVEEKGVYDPTLDLSNYKFPPLELLNEYDTGKVQVTQEELNQNKDKILATLTNFKIGITSIKATIGPTVTLYEIVPDAGIKISRIKNLEDDIALSLSALGIRIIAPIPGKGTIGIEVPNKNREMVGIRSVLATQAFQKTDKELPVALGKTISNEVMVIDLAKMPHLLVAGATGQGKSVGLNVILTSLLYKRHPSTLKFVLVDPKKVEMALFSKIERHYLAKLPNSEEAIITDTRKVVHTLNSLCIEMENRYEILKDAGARNLKEYNAKFVARKLNPKDGHRFLPYIVLVIDELADLMMTAGKEVETPIARLAQLARAIGIHLVVATQRPSVNVITGVIKANFPARLSFRVTSKVDSRTILDTGGADQLVGMGDMLLSSGSDIIRLQSPFVDTPEIEKICEYIGAQRGYDSAYLLPEYEDEDSGASTVDLAERDALFEEAARLIVMHQQGSTSLIQRKLKLGYNRAGRLIDQLEAAGIVGPFEGSKAREVLIKDELSLEQLLNSLKEKHG comes from the coding sequence ATGGCCGAAAACACCTACAAGTCAAACACCTTTCGGAAACCGGACAAAAAAGAGAAGAAGAGCAAAACAGGAAAGTCATCTTTCCAATTTTTTAACGATCCGAAACTCATACTAGCCCTGGGATTCTTTCTGCTGGTCAGCTCACTCTTCCTGTTCATTGCGTTTCTGTCGTATCTGTTTACCGGCAAAGCCGATATGAGCATAGTGGTTCAGTCGGGCGATTCCGTACTGGAGGCAGCCCGTGAAGTTGAAAACTGGCTGGGATTCTTCGGAGCATGGACCTCGCACCAGGTTATCTATAACGGGTTCGGTCTTTCGGCCTTTTTTATTCCACCTATTTTCTTTTTACTGGGTATCCGGATGGTGTTTAAGCGAACCCTGCTATCCATTGGTTCGGTAACACTGTTTTCGGTTTTTGCGGGCTTATGGCTCTGCCTGCTATTCGGTTACCTTACTTTTAGTATTGATGGCCCTGCCGAATGGAGTTACCTGGGTGGTAAAGTCGGTTATGCCCTTGCCGGCATTTCGCATAGCCTGTTAGGATGGGGCACATTTATGCTGCTGGCTCTCTCGCTTTTTGTTTTCATCATCTTCTTTTTTAACGTAACGGCCATTCCTGTATTTGTTAAGGACCCCAAACCGATGGGTAATGATGCACTAATACCCACCGAACCGGTTACCGGGTATACCGATGAACAGGACAACTGGCCCCAGCAGGTTGAAATTGAAAAGCCTGTTGCTGAACCGGTTGTTGTGGTTAAGCCGGAAGAACCTGTAACACCGGCACAGGAAGTAAAACTTGATGTAGAAAAACCCCAACCCCCGAAGAAAGAAACTCCAAAACAGGAACCTGACTTTATCATTGAAGAACGGCTGGAGACCGATGAACTGGCTGAAAAGCTGGTGGAGGAAAAAGGTGTTTACGACCCGACCCTCGACCTGAGCAATTACAAGTTTCCACCCCTTGAGTTGCTGAACGAATACGATACCGGTAAAGTACAGGTGACTCAGGAGGAGTTGAACCAGAACAAGGATAAAATCCTTGCTACATTAACCAATTTCAAAATAGGTATTACCAGCATTAAAGCCACCATCGGCCCGACAGTGACTCTTTATGAGATTGTACCCGATGCCGGCATTAAAATTTCAAGAATAAAAAACCTGGAAGATGACATTGCATTGAGCCTTTCAGCCCTGGGCATTCGCATTATTGCGCCTATTCCCGGCAAGGGTACTATTGGCATTGAAGTACCCAATAAAAACCGCGAGATGGTGGGCATCCGTTCGGTGCTGGCCACTCAGGCCTTTCAAAAAACCGATAAGGAGTTACCGGTTGCATTAGGTAAAACCATTTCGAATGAAGTGATGGTGATTGACCTGGCCAAAATGCCGCACCTGCTTGTGGCCGGTGCAACCGGGCAGGGTAAATCAGTAGGTTTAAATGTAATTCTTACCTCCTTATTATATAAGCGGCATCCCAGCACACTGAAGTTTGTGCTGGTTGATCCGAAAAAGGTAGAGATGGCCCTGTTCAGCAAAATTGAGCGCCACTACCTGGCCAAACTGCCTAACAGCGAGGAGGCCATTATTACCGACACACGAAAAGTGGTTCATACGCTCAACTCATTGTGTATCGAAATGGAAAACCGGTACGAGATTTTAAAGGATGCCGGGGCACGGAACTTAAAAGAATACAATGCCAAGTTTGTGGCTCGAAAACTTAATCCGAAAGACGGCCACCGCTTTTTGCCCTACATTGTATTGGTTATTGATGAGCTGGCCGACCTGATGATGACGGCCGGTAAAGAAGTAGAGACCCCCATTGCACGGTTAGCCCAGTTGGCACGTGCCATTGGTATTCACCTGGTTGTGGCTACGCAACGCCCTTCGGTTAATGTAATTACCGGGGTTATCAAAGCCAACTTCCCGGCCCGCTTGTCCTTCCGGGTAACGTCAAAAGTTGATTCACGTACCATTCTGGATACCGGTGGGGCCGATCAGCTGGTAGGGATGGGCGATATGCTCCTTTCATCCGGCTCGGATATCATCCGGCTTCAATCGCCTTTTGTGGACACACCTGAAATTGAAAAAATATGTGAATACATAGGGGCACAACGTGGGTATGACTCGGCCTACCTGTTGCCTGAGTATGAAGATGAAGACAGTGGTGCCTCAACGGTTGATTTGGCCGAACGCGATGCCTTGTTTGAGGAAGCCGCCCGCCTGATAGTAATGCACCAGCAGGGCAGTACTTCGCTCATTCAGCGCAAACTTAAACTTGGTTATAACCGGGCCGGCCGGCTGATTGACCAGTTGGAAGCGGCCGGCATTGTAGGGCCGTTTGAAGGCAGCAAGGCGCGGGAGGTACTCATTAAAGACGAACTGAGTTTGGAACAATTATTGAATAGTTTGAAGGAAAAACACGGATAA
- a CDS encoding outer membrane lipoprotein carrier protein LolA has product MKKAFSFLVLLLFANLGFSQYDPKALEILEAMSKKYKSYTSFEANISHSLTNETEGIKEEFKGKITVKGEKFRLVMDDQEIINNGTTVWTYLPAAKEVNIDNYDPSSDEINPSKIYEVYKKGFKYLYLEDVTEGGVLCEVVDLVPERKDAQYFKIRMNISKKDRSIQSWTMFDKGGNKYKYAITKFTPNVAVADNFFTFDPKKYPGVEIIDLR; this is encoded by the coding sequence ATGAAAAAGGCATTTTCCTTTCTTGTACTGTTGCTCTTTGCAAACCTGGGTTTTTCACAATACGACCCCAAAGCCCTCGAAATCCTGGAGGCGATGAGTAAAAAGTATAAGTCATATACCAGTTTTGAGGCAAACATCAGCCACAGCCTGACCAACGAAACAGAAGGAATAAAAGAAGAGTTTAAAGGCAAGATTACGGTAAAAGGAGAGAAGTTCAGGCTGGTAATGGATGACCAGGAAATTATTAATAATGGCACCACCGTTTGGACGTACCTGCCGGCAGCCAAAGAAGTGAACATCGACAATTACGATCCTTCATCAGACGAAATCAATCCTTCCAAGATTTATGAAGTATATAAGAAGGGATTCAAGTATTTATACCTGGAAGATGTTACCGAAGGAGGTGTACTTTGCGAAGTGGTTGACCTGGTGCCTGAAAGGAAAGATGCCCAGTATTTTAAAATCCGGATGAACATTTCAAAGAAAGACCGCAGCATTCAGAGCTGGACGATGTTTGATAAAGGCGGTAACAAATACAAATATGCCATCACCAAATTTACCCCGAACGTAGCAGTAGCTGATAATTTTTTCACGTTCGATCCGAAGAAATACCCCGGGGTAGAGATTATTGATTTGCGGTAA
- a CDS encoding carboxypeptidase regulatory-like domain-containing protein, which produces MKTFGWLVLVAVTVPAYLLAQISGQVKDFKSGQFLKNAEVFIDNTLVHVTTDDKGYFMLEGLQPGIYRVGCAAHGRETTYQTVRLEKQEKYLLFLLKKDAGKKLTDKSLTAEVLKAIVSQNNIIPGWNERFITKTAQFKYIDEENGRRIYGKFEADNLALGYQVTGHVISYTKEQLLYLLQFYQMKGTEEEQKLWEKNRFITYQYGVNHFLESILQNTYHLNGYKITDEHGNAVSPENFLTTGFSGQTNSLNLKGKLNVTMGTIEEGYESWIEADGRIVFSDVGQILNSDSVRIGGVFNEKSLSFQLPNEYTPSVEKKIFLLEPYFEKAYLHLDKPYYLPGDTIWFKAYMNYNHLSLIESLSTVLHVELIEQHEGGRILFEKKLKIDDGEAWGEFVIPQSYSSDYLAIRAYTNWQRNYGDDQFFLKYLPIIKRSSNHIGERSELQTNNLVQLKFDKRQYKPRERISFSIRVNNELNQQVSAWMSVSVTDMSMVRLLNDSVVIVKTHTIKPPPATTRINYPLERGLTVSGQFFNEAGKPTMVSLTMMGDQLKQVFKFDTDPYGKFSMAGLEFYDSMPVRYSATLGKKLLYTGKLVFDQRNAAPLKLSWPAPVRNLERADFKIDKNTTLLNEVIIQAKRIAEEKREVNKPIIFRPFGEPDYIMEGSQLNYGAVNVIEMMRGKIPGLIINLNGIDYEIRFARAASFGQALSPLILIDDQPVGGSAQMALLSINPADVAAIEVTTRLNSLYGSTGANGVIAVYTKGGGLRGTFEEYESVKRIKLNGFATPAKFYGVNHKAYFIPPNSDFRTTLYWNPSVISSTRTGSDLVSFFASDSPGPYLITIEGVTAEGKPFRAEQLLEIAPD; this is translated from the coding sequence ATGAAAACATTCGGCTGGCTTGTGTTAGTTGCAGTAACAGTGCCTGCTTACCTTCTGGCGCAGATTTCAGGCCAGGTAAAAGATTTTAAATCCGGACAATTTCTTAAAAATGCAGAGGTTTTCATCGACAACACACTGGTACACGTTACAACCGATGACAAGGGCTATTTTATGCTGGAGGGGCTTCAACCGGGAATTTACCGGGTAGGCTGCGCTGCACACGGACGTGAAACTACCTATCAGACGGTGCGCCTGGAGAAACAGGAGAAGTATCTTCTATTCCTTCTTAAAAAGGACGCGGGAAAAAAACTTACGGATAAATCGCTTACTGCAGAAGTACTTAAAGCAATTGTATCGCAAAACAACATTATTCCCGGCTGGAATGAACGTTTCATAACGAAGACGGCTCAATTCAAGTACATCGATGAAGAGAATGGTCGTAGAATTTATGGAAAATTTGAAGCCGATAATCTGGCACTGGGCTATCAGGTTACAGGCCATGTTATCAGCTACACCAAAGAGCAACTTCTTTACCTGTTGCAGTTCTATCAGATGAAAGGGACAGAAGAAGAACAAAAATTATGGGAGAAAAACCGGTTTATCACGTATCAGTATGGTGTAAACCACTTTCTTGAATCCATCTTACAAAATACGTATCACCTTAACGGGTATAAAATTACAGATGAGCATGGCAACGCGGTTAGCCCGGAGAATTTTTTAACTACAGGGTTTAGCGGACAGACGAACTCCCTTAACCTTAAGGGCAAGTTAAATGTTACCATGGGCACGATTGAGGAAGGATATGAGTCGTGGATTGAGGCGGATGGCCGTATTGTATTTTCAGATGTTGGGCAAATACTGAATTCCGATTCTGTAAGAATTGGCGGAGTGTTTAATGAGAAAAGTTTATCCTTTCAATTACCGAATGAGTACACGCCCAGTGTTGAGAAAAAAATTTTCTTACTGGAGCCCTATTTTGAAAAGGCCTACCTGCACCTGGACAAGCCCTATTATTTACCCGGTGACACGATTTGGTTTAAGGCCTACATGAATTACAACCACCTGAGCCTGATTGAGTCATTAAGCACTGTGTTGCACGTAGAACTGATTGAGCAACACGAAGGCGGCCGCATACTCTTTGAAAAGAAACTGAAAATTGATGATGGTGAAGCCTGGGGCGAATTTGTTATACCCCAATCCTATTCATCTGACTACCTGGCTATACGGGCTTACACCAACTGGCAACGCAACTATGGAGACGACCAGTTTTTTCTAAAGTACCTGCCGATTATTAAACGAAGCTCTAATCACATTGGTGAACGAAGTGAACTACAAACCAACAACCTTGTTCAGCTTAAGTTTGACAAGAGGCAGTACAAACCCCGTGAAAGAATATCGTTCAGTATCAGAGTAAATAACGAACTAAACCAACAGGTATCGGCATGGATGTCGGTTTCCGTTACCGATATGTCAATGGTTCGGCTCTTGAACGATTCTGTTGTAATTGTTAAAACCCATACAATTAAGCCCCCTCCTGCAACTACTCGTATCAACTATCCGCTGGAAAGAGGACTTACTGTTAGCGGCCAGTTTTTTAATGAAGCCGGCAAACCCACCATGGTATCCCTTACCATGATGGGGGACCAGTTAAAGCAGGTATTTAAATTTGATACCGACCCATATGGTAAATTCTCAATGGCCGGTCTTGAATTTTATGATTCCATGCCAGTACGGTATTCAGCAACATTGGGTAAAAAACTACTATACACCGGCAAACTGGTTTTTGACCAGCGCAACGCTGCTCCTTTAAAGCTTTCCTGGCCGGCCCCAGTCAGGAACCTTGAGCGGGCTGATTTTAAAATCGATAAAAATACCACCCTCCTAAATGAAGTAATCATTCAGGCCAAACGAATTGCTGAAGAAAAAAGAGAAGTCAATAAACCTATCATCTTCCGACCATTTGGTGAGCCGGATTATATTATGGAGGGCTCACAACTTAATTACGGGGCTGTTAATGTTATTGAAATGATGCGGGGAAAAATTCCCGGGCTAATCATAAACCTTAATGGCATAGATTATGAAATCCGTTTTGCAAGAGCGGCTTCTTTTGGGCAAGCCCTGTCACCACTAATATTAATTGATGATCAGCCTGTTGGCGGGAGTGCACAAATGGCCTTGCTTTCCATTAACCCTGCTGATGTTGCTGCCATCGAAGTAACCACACGGCTAAATTCGCTTTATGGATCGACTGGAGCAAACGGAGTTATCGCAGTGTACACCAAGGGTGGCGGCCTGCGCGGTACTTTTGAAGAGTACGAAAGCGTTAAACGGATTAAACTAAATGGTTTTGCAACACCTGCCAAATTTTACGGGGTAAATCACAAAGCTTACTTTATTCCGCCAAATTCTGATTTCAGAACCACATTGTACTGGAATCCATCCGTGATCTCGTCAACGCGCACAGGATCCGACCTCGTATCGTTCTTTGCATCGGATTCACCCGGACCTTATTTAATCACTATTGAAGGCGTTACGGCAGAAGGAAAACCCTTCAGAGCGGAACAACTATTGGAAATAGCGCCTGATTAA
- the pyrF gene encoding orotidine-5'-phosphate decarboxylase → MNRQELTEQIKIKKSYLCIGLDTDVGKLPAHLASSEDPVFEFNRQIIDATRHVAVAYKLNTAFYEANGTKGWESLKKTLAYIPKECFTIADAKRGDIGNTSALYAKAFFEQLNFDAITVAPYMGEDSVKPFLQFKNKWVILLAHTSNPGSADFQLIESKVTDRRLYEEVIVKAQTWASPDQLMFVVGATQAEKIKHIRELAPASFFLVPGVGAQGGDLDMISVNGMNADCGLLVNSSRAIIYASAESNFAEAAAVAAGQVQQVMEKHLRDKGLV, encoded by the coding sequence GTGAACCGCCAGGAACTAACCGAACAAATCAAAATAAAGAAATCATACCTGTGCATCGGCCTGGATACTGATGTTGGTAAACTGCCTGCTCACCTGGCCTCATCCGAAGATCCGGTATTTGAATTCAACCGCCAGATTATTGATGCCACCCGGCATGTTGCGGTTGCCTATAAACTGAACACAGCTTTTTATGAAGCCAATGGCACCAAAGGCTGGGAAAGCCTGAAGAAAACACTGGCGTATATTCCCAAAGAATGCTTCACCATAGCCGATGCCAAGCGGGGCGATATCGGCAACACGTCTGCCCTTTACGCAAAAGCATTTTTTGAACAACTGAATTTTGATGCAATTACCGTAGCGCCCTATATGGGTGAGGATTCGGTTAAACCATTTCTGCAATTCAAAAACAAGTGGGTTATTCTGCTGGCGCATACCTCCAATCCGGGTAGTGCCGATTTTCAACTCATTGAATCAAAAGTGACTGACCGCAGGTTGTATGAGGAGGTGATAGTGAAAGCCCAAACCTGGGCATCGCCCGATCAGCTCATGTTTGTGGTGGGTGCCACACAAGCTGAAAAAATTAAGCACATTCGTGAACTTGCCCCAGCCAGCTTCTTCCTTGTGCCTGGTGTTGGGGCCCAGGGTGGCGACCTGGATATGATTTCGGTGAACGGCATGAACGCTGATTGCGGATTGCTGGTTAATTCTTCGCGAGCCATCATCTACGCTTCGGCCGAAAGCAATTTTGCAGAGGCAGCCGCTGTTGCAGCCGGGCAGGTTCAACAGGTTATGGAAAAACACCTGCGCGATAAGGGATTGGTGTAG
- a CDS encoding DUF2851 family protein: MTESFLHYVWQFQYFDKKELFTSGGETIEVFNPGIKNADAGPDFSDARIKIGALEWRGSVEIHIQASGWVNHHHDADAAYERVILHVVWEEDKVISRSDGTRMPTLVLKARVDPELWKRYRNLITSAETIPCAHSVLKVDPVIRLSMMDKVLLQRLEKKALLVIAFLEQNKGDWNETTFQLLARNFGFRVNAEPFEQLANVLAYRIILKHVNQPMQVEALLFGMAGMLEKVEEDEYTTTLKKEFALLAHKYGLANNMLNKAQWRFLRLRPANFPTVRLAQFATLLSNQSNLFSTFINADHKQLVEALAIRQSAYWLCHYQFGKEVKSVPVFGKSSIDGVLINTVVPLLVAYGKQQDDQQYIDRAVSILQHIPAEKNAIIKQYLSLGLEVKSSFDSQALLELYADYCRKRRCLECTIGASLVKPK; encoded by the coding sequence ATGACCGAGTCCTTCCTTCATTATGTTTGGCAATTCCAGTATTTCGATAAGAAGGAACTCTTTACCTCCGGAGGAGAGACCATTGAAGTCTTTAATCCGGGTATCAAAAACGCTGATGCCGGTCCGGATTTCAGCGATGCACGAATTAAAATCGGAGCACTGGAATGGCGCGGAAGCGTTGAAATTCATATCCAGGCCTCAGGTTGGGTGAACCATCACCACGATGCGGATGCCGCCTATGAGCGGGTTATCCTTCATGTTGTATGGGAGGAGGATAAAGTCATTAGCCGGTCGGATGGGACACGCATGCCGACCCTGGTTTTAAAGGCTCGTGTTGATCCGGAACTATGGAAACGGTACCGTAACCTGATAACCAGTGCCGAGACCATTCCGTGTGCCCATTCTGTTTTAAAAGTTGATCCGGTTATCCGGTTATCCATGATGGATAAGGTGTTGCTGCAACGGCTCGAAAAGAAAGCCCTGCTTGTAATTGCCTTCCTTGAACAGAATAAAGGTGATTGGAACGAGACAACCTTCCAGTTACTGGCCAGAAATTTTGGTTTTAGGGTAAATGCTGAACCTTTTGAACAACTGGCCAATGTGCTTGCTTATAGAATTATTCTCAAGCATGTCAATCAGCCAATGCAGGTTGAAGCGCTGTTGTTCGGAATGGCCGGAATGCTGGAGAAGGTGGAGGAAGATGAATACACCACAACGCTTAAAAAGGAGTTTGCTTTGCTTGCCCATAAGTATGGCCTGGCAAACAACATGCTCAATAAAGCACAATGGAGGTTTCTGCGGTTGCGACCGGCCAACTTTCCTACTGTACGATTGGCGCAGTTTGCAACGCTGCTTTCGAACCAATCTAATCTTTTTTCAACGTTTATAAATGCTGACCATAAGCAATTAGTTGAGGCACTCGCCATCCGGCAGTCTGCATATTGGCTTTGTCATTATCAATTTGGCAAAGAAGTAAAATCGGTACCCGTGTTTGGTAAAAGCAGCATTGATGGTGTGCTTATCAATACGGTTGTACCTCTGCTGGTAGCGTATGGCAAACAACAGGATGACCAACAGTATATTGACAGGGCTGTGTCAATCTTACAGCACATCCCGGCCGAAAAGAACGCCATTATTAAACAGTATTTGTCTCTTGGGTTGGAAGTGAAATCCTCCTTCGACAGCCAGGCGTTGCTTGAATTGTATGCTGATTACTGCCGTAAACGAAGATGCCTGGAATGCACCATCGGGGCCAGCCTTGTTAAACCGAAATGA
- a CDS encoding NeuD/PglB/VioB family sugar acetyltransferase has protein sequence MENPVIILGAGYLGRMAKEILESNGNVVYGFLDDDKKLHGQEVDDATVLGSMDDNGFLKLIGKKCEACVAVDENRLKKNLVTMLNEQRHVQPVNAVHKGAYLSPKAVLGHGNLIDRSVQAGAGVVIGNHAVIHAGTIIGVGAQIGDYVQIGAGSIINPGAVIEEGAFIGTGVTIVAGLTIGRNARIGAGSVVIAPVAEGETVFGNPAQKVKT, from the coding sequence ATGGAAAATCCTGTTATTATTTTGGGTGCCGGCTATCTGGGCCGCATGGCCAAAGAAATTCTTGAGAGTAACGGTAATGTGGTGTATGGTTTTTTGGATGATGACAAGAAGCTGCACGGCCAGGAGGTTGACGATGCCACTGTGCTTGGCAGTATGGATGATAACGGTTTTCTGAAATTAATCGGAAAGAAGTGCGAAGCCTGCGTGGCCGTTGATGAAAATCGTTTAAAGAAAAACCTGGTGACCATGTTGAATGAGCAACGGCACGTACAGCCTGTTAATGCAGTGCATAAGGGAGCATACCTGTCGCCAAAAGCAGTGCTGGGTCATGGTAACCTGATTGATCGTTCCGTACAGGCGGGTGCGGGTGTTGTTATCGGCAATCATGCCGTTATTCATGCGGGCACCATTATCGGAGTGGGTGCGCAAATTGGTGATTACGTACAAATTGGTGCAGGCAGCATTATTAATCCGGGTGCGGTTATTGAAGAAGGTGCATTTATCGGAACCGGTGTTACAATTGTTGCCGGTTTAACAATCGGTAGAAATGCACGGATAGGAGCGGGTTCAGTTGTAATTGCACCGGTAGCGGAAGGAGAAACAGTATTTGGTAACCCGGCCCAGAAAGTAAAGACGTAG
- a CDS encoding MmcQ/YjbR family DNA-binding protein, producing the protein MRIDDLESFCMSLPAVTEDVKWDNDLVFSVGGKMFCVTSLEPPLKVSFKVPDHDFDELSSRDGFMPAPYLARAKWVLSTQPEKLKKKEWEFLVRQSYELVKMKLTRQMRKDLGIDK; encoded by the coding sequence ATGCGCATTGATGATCTTGAAAGTTTTTGTATGAGTTTACCTGCCGTAACCGAGGATGTGAAGTGGGACAACGACCTTGTATTCTCGGTTGGTGGAAAAATGTTTTGCGTAACCTCGCTCGAACCTCCGCTGAAGGTATCTTTTAAAGTGCCTGACCACGATTTCGATGAACTGTCATCGCGCGATGGCTTTATGCCGGCTCCTTACCTGGCGCGTGCCAAATGGGTTTTGTCAACCCAACCGGAAAAATTAAAGAAAAAGGAATGGGAATTCCTCGTACGGCAATCGTATGAATTGGTGAAAATGAAGCTTACCCGCCAAATGAGAAAAGATTTAGGCATTGATAAGTAA
- a CDS encoding DUF4918 family protein, with product MLANNILALLKSLNLKTKLPAGIKAMNPYQDSSAFALCRAFYTRFYNDNKPRTLILGINPGRFGGGITGIPFTDPIKLETRCGIKNELPKKAELSADFIYTMISAYGGEKKFYDKFYISAVCPLGFVKDGKNLNYYDSPELQHAVYNFCVQSIQQQINFGLNREICYCLGEGKNFDFLSRLNSEYQFFKQVIPLPHPRFIMQYRRKRVQEYIDRYLEELK from the coding sequence ATGCTGGCCAATAACATTCTTGCTTTACTTAAATCACTAAACCTTAAAACTAAATTGCCTGCGGGCATTAAGGCCATGAATCCGTACCAGGATTCATCGGCCTTTGCTTTATGCCGGGCATTTTATACCAGGTTTTACAACGATAACAAACCCCGTACTTTAATTCTCGGCATCAACCCGGGTCGGTTTGGTGGTGGTATTACCGGCATTCCGTTTACCGACCCGATAAAACTTGAAACACGTTGCGGCATTAAAAATGAATTACCTAAAAAAGCCGAACTCTCGGCCGATTTTATCTATACGATGATTAGTGCCTACGGGGGTGAAAAAAAGTTTTATGATAAATTTTATATCAGCGCAGTTTGCCCGCTGGGTTTTGTGAAAGACGGTAAAAATCTGAACTATTATGACTCTCCTGAACTGCAACATGCTGTTTATAATTTTTGCGTGCAATCTATACAACAGCAAATAAACTTCGGGCTGAACCGGGAAATATGTTACTGCCTTGGCGAAGGTAAAAACTTTGACTTTTTAAGCAGGCTTAATAGCGAATACCAGTTCTTCAAACAGGTTATTCCGCTTCCGCATCCGCGGTTTATTATGCAGTACAGGCGTAAGCGTGTTCAGGAATATATTGACCGGTACCTGGAGGAACTCAAATAA